From a single Lolium rigidum isolate FL_2022 chromosome 7, APGP_CSIRO_Lrig_0.1, whole genome shotgun sequence genomic region:
- the LOC124671016 gene encoding putrescine hydroxycinnamoyltransferase 1-like, translating into MEIKVEVVESMLVVPSEETPRLGLWLSNFDVTASMTYTSLVYYYPAPTIGGEGFFSPERLRAALAKALVLFYPLAGRLGMDEGGRLQIDCRGEGALFLVATADCAGEDIFKNYMPSPNIKRMFIPAADPTGIMSMFQVTFLKCGGVVLGTGIHHVLMDGTGAFHFIQTWSGLARGQACPCPPSHDRTLLRGRSPPRADLDHRAYSSAYLNGVPRPWATLVCSVSPKLLAHLKSRCKPGVSNYGAVTAHLWRCVCVARGLAPGSDTHLRVTVNARHRMCPPVPRHFSGNAIVRELVTIKVADVLAQPLGYVADTVRKAVDGVDDAWVRSVIDYLGIESDKGSLHQPWLLQAESDLLVTSWLGLPVYDADFGWGTPQLVAPVQMFGTGGAYVSPRAAREDGILVFFALEPKYVECFEDAFYNH; encoded by the exons atggagatcaaagtggaggtggtggagtcgatgCTGGTGGTACCCAGCGAGGAGACGCCGCGGTTGGGGCTGTGGCTCTCCAActtcgacgtcaccgcctcgaTGACGTACACGTCGCTTGTATACTACTACCCTGCTCCGACTATTGGCGGCGAGGGTTTTTTCTCGCCGGAGCGGCTCAGGGCAGCGTTGGCCAAGGCTCTGGTGCTGTTCTACCCGCTCGCCGGGCGGCTCGGCATGGACGAGGGCGGGCGGCTGCAGATCGACTGCCGTGGTGAGGGCGCGTTGTTCCTCGTCGCAACAGCTGACTGTGCCGGGGAGGACATCTTCAAGAACTACATGCCCTCGCCAAATATCAAGCGCATGTTCATTCCGGCTGCCGACCCGACCGGCATTATGTCCATGTTTCAG GTGACCTTCCTCAAGTGCGGCGGAGTGGTGCTGGGCACGGGGATCCACCACGTTCTGATGGACGGCACGGGCGCCTTCCACTTCATCCAGACGTGGTCCGGCTTGGCGCGTGGCCAGGCATGCCCTTGCCCGCCCTCCCACGACCGCACGCTCCTCCGCGgccgctcgccgccgcgcgcTGACTTGGACCATCGGGCCTACTCCTCGGCGTACCTCAACGGCGTCCCCCGCCCTTGGGCTACGCTCGTCTGCTCCGTCTCGCCCAAGCTCCTCGCCCACCTCAAGTCTCGGTGCAAGCCTGGTGTGTCCAACTATGGTGCTGTCACCGCGCACCTCTGGCGTTGCGTGTGCGTCGCCCGCGGGCTTGCGCCGGGCTCTGACACACACCTCCGCGTCACGGTCAACGCCCGCCACCGCATGTGCCCGCCGGTGCCCCGCCACTTCTCCGGCAACGCCATCGTGCGCGAGCTCGTCACCATCAAGGTGGCCGATGTTCTGGCCCAGCCATTGGGGTACGTGGCCGACACCGTCAGGAAGGCGGTTGATGGCGTTGACGACGCGTGGGTGCGGTCCGTCATCGACTACCTGGGGATAGAGTCTGACAAGGGAAGCTTGCACCAGCCATGGCTGCTCCAGGCGGAGTCAGACTTGTTGGTCACGAGCTGGCTGGGGTTACCCGTGTACGACGCCGATTTCGGCTGGGGAACACCGCAGCTGGTTGCGCCCGTACAGATGTTCGGCACCGGCGGGGCGTACgtctcgccgcgcgccgccaggGAGGACGGCATTCTCGTCTTCTTTGCGTTGGAGCCCAAATATGTGGAGTGCTTTGAGGACGCCTTCTACAACCACTAA